The region AACTTAGACAAGAAGTATTGAATTGTCATACCTCGCTTAGCAAGTTCGACACTTCGCTTAACGAGTTATGTTACTTAATATTGAAGTAGTTTGGCTCTAAAGTCATATTGTGATGTCACTGCTCACCTAGCGAGACCTTGTTCTTTACTTAACGAAAATGTCTTTTGGAAGGTGCTTTATTCTTACTTTGTTGTGCTAAGTGAGTCATGATTTTGCTTGACGAGATATTGATTGTTGTCTGTTGTTAAAATCCCATAACttattttcctttccttttttatCTTTGGCCCATTATGTTTTCTGGCCCATTCCTCTTTGTCCTCTTGACCGTTACTCTAATTGCTGTATAAATGGCTAATTGGTATGCCATTAATCTCAATGAAAAATAATACAAGATtttcattcttcttcttttcttATCAGTTTTTTGTATTCACATATGCTTAATGAAACATATGTTAACATGGTATCAGTGAGAATAATTTTTCACGCTTCTACTCCCTCTTCCTAACCTACACGTGTTCTACCTTATCCTTTCCTCTTCTCCTCCACTCGTTTCTTCCTTCTTCTCCCCTTTCTTCTCTATCCTTTATCCTCCTTCTCTCTGCAGTTTTCCCCTTTTCTGTTCTTGACCTAATCACATGGCCTCCGACGAAGAATCACCGCCACCCACTCCACCGTCCAACAAGAAAAACAACAACCGTAGCTCATCCAAAAGCTATCAAACGGACATGATGGATCCGTTTCTCCACCACTCACCAACCTCAATTACCATTCTTGGAGTCGCTCAATCGTCGTCGCTCTTCGTTCCAAGAACAAGATTGGATTCCTTGATGGAACTCTTCTTCGACCTGATGAATCGAATCCCCTTACTCTAGCGTGGGATCGATGCAATACCATGGTCATGGCTTGGATTACCAACTCTGTTGAACCAGACATTGCTCAGAGCATTTTGTGGATGGATACTGCATCTGAGATTTGGACAGAGCTTCGTGATCGATACCACCAAGGCGACATCTTCCGCATATCTTATATTCAAGAACAACTCTTCAATCTCAAACAAGGCGACCTAACCATCACTCAATTCTTCACCAATCTCAAAAAGCTATGGCAGGAGCTTGACAATTTCAGACCTATCCCTACTTGCACTTGCGCTATCAAATGTTCTTGCACCCTTCTTCCCACTATCAAATCTTACCGTGAAACTGATTACGTGATTCGATTCTTGAAGGGATTAAACGAGCAATATGCTCCAGTTCGATCCCAAATAATGCTTATCAATCCTTTACCACCTATTAACAAAGTTTTTTCTATGCTAATACAACAAGAATGACAGATGATTGCACCTATTGAAGAAGATAAACTTCTTGCCAATTTTGCCAAGACACAACACCGATCCTCTAGCACTGATAACAATCCCAGAAATTCTGCAGTTGGGCGTGGTAAAAGCCTCAAGATGTGCACTTTTTGCAACAAATCCGGACACACAGTTGAGGTTTGCTTCAAGAAACATGGTCTTCCACCATATCTCAAGAAACCCCAGGTCAACAATGCTTCAGCATACACTGAGAACCCTAACAACAATGAAGACCTGGAATCAGAAGCACACACCACTCAACCCACCTTCACAGCTGATCAACACAAGGCCCTCCTTGCTCTCCTTCAGCAATCACAAAATTCGGTACCTACTCAAATCCAACAATTTCACTCCAGCATAAATACAAATTCAGGTATTCTTCCAACACCACCTCTCCTATTTTTACTGATTGTTGGATCTTAGACACCGGTGCTACGGACCACGTATGCCATCGTCGATCCCTTTTTCATACATTATACAATATGAACATGATTACTGTCAAACTCCCTAATGGCCACACCATTTCTACAAACAAATGTGGCACCATTCACCTAAACCATAACCTTCATCTCACTAATGTCTTATACATCCCTGACTTTTTTACCAACATAATCTCTATACCTCGTATCACTGCTGCTTTGAATTGTAATGTACAATTCACATCGACTCATTGCACCATACAGGTGAACCATACCCAGAAGACGATTGGCACAGCTGACTTACATCAGGGCCTCTACTATCTGCGTCTTCATCATCACCTAGCTCCCCACAATACTGCTATTTCTTTTCCTGTTAACAATAGGCAGATTAATACTTGTAACTTGTGGCACCATCGTCTTGGACATCCATCCAATGACACTGCCACACGAATAAATAAATTGTATCCTCTACATGATTTTCAATATCATACTATCCCTTGTGATTCATGTTTTGCTGCGAAACAAAAATGACTTCCCTTTCCACACAGTTCCACTAATTCTATAGCTTGTTTTGATATCATTCATATGGATATTTGGGGACCGTATTCTACCCCATCCATGTTTGGTTACCGTTATTTTCTTACTATAGTCGATGATCATAGCCGctttttttggatttttttaatGAAATTAAAATCTGAAACTAGTAACTATGTGAAAGCCTTTGTTAAACTTATTCAAACTCAATTCAAAACTACTATCAAAACTATCAGATCTGATAATGGCCCTGAGTTTATACTCAAAGATTTTTATCAAAAACAGGGCATCATT is a window of Lathyrus oleraceus cultivar Zhongwan6 chromosome 6, CAAS_Psat_ZW6_1.0, whole genome shotgun sequence DNA encoding:
- the LOC127093853 gene encoding uncharacterized protein LOC127093853, which encodes MVMAWITNSVEPDIAQSILWMDTASEIWTELRDRYHQGDIFRISYIQEQLFNLKQGDLTITQFFTNLKKLWQELDNFRPIPTCTCAIKCSCTLLPTIKSYRETDYVIRFLKGLNEQYAPMIAPIEEDKLLANFAKTQHRSSSTDNNPRNSAVGRGKSLKMCTFCNKSGHTVEVCFKKHGLPPYLKKPQVNNASAYTENPNNNEDLESEAHTTQPTFTADQHKALLALLQQSQNSVPTQIQQFHSSINTNSGILPTPPLLFLLIVGS